The Paenibacillus sp. RUD330 genome has a segment encoding these proteins:
- a CDS encoding ATP-binding cassette domain-containing protein — protein MAIISLHHLRLQREEREILQDISLTVQPGEQWVVLGRNGSGKTTLLEMLTGYMFPTSGTVEVLGNRYGECDVREVRKRIGYISQSLVEKLALADPVWEVVATGEYAFLRFYQEIPEEVQGKALRLLEECGLRHAALQPFGTLSQGERKKVLLARALMSDPAILILDEPCSGLDLYEREKLLAETGKLGSRSMTVIYVTHHMEEIMPMFTHVALLQDGRLIASGPKKEVLTERVLGDAYELPLAVEWAHGRPWIKVGTDGAAG, from the coding sequence ATGGCAATCATATCCTTGCATCATTTGAGGCTGCAGCGGGAAGAACGAGAAATTCTGCAGGACATAAGCCTGACCGTACAGCCGGGCGAGCAGTGGGTCGTGCTGGGCCGCAACGGCTCCGGCAAAACGACGCTTCTCGAAATGCTGACGGGTTATATGTTCCCGACATCCGGAACGGTCGAGGTGCTGGGCAACCGGTACGGAGAATGCGATGTCCGCGAGGTGCGCAAGAGAATCGGCTACATCAGCCAGTCGCTCGTGGAGAAGCTCGCTCTTGCCGACCCCGTATGGGAAGTGGTCGCTACCGGGGAGTATGCTTTTTTGCGCTTTTATCAAGAGATCCCGGAAGAGGTGCAGGGCAAGGCGCTGAGGCTCCTTGAGGAGTGCGGGCTTCGCCATGCCGCCCTGCAGCCGTTCGGAACGCTGTCGCAGGGGGAGCGCAAGAAAGTGCTGCTCGCGCGAGCGCTCATGAGCGATCCGGCCATCCTGATCCTGGACGAGCCTTGCTCCGGGCTGGATCTGTACGAGCGCGAGAAGCTGCTGGCGGAGACAGGCAAGCTCGGAAGCCGCAGCATGACCGTCATTTATGTCACGCATCATATGGAGGAAATCATGCCAATGTTCACTCATGTGGCCTTGCTGCAGGACGGAAGGCTGATCGCATCCGGACCCAAGAAGGAAGTGTTGACGGAACGCGTGCTCGGCGATGCCTATGAGCTTCCGTTGGCGGTGGAATGGGCCCATGGCAGGCCTTGGATCAAAGTAGGAACGGATGGTGCGGCAGGTTGA
- a CDS encoding SAM-dependent methyltransferase: MSQWIGTANKSYASYAMEELRRQFEGISITQLSPGEAFLFEVPLEQEAVLASIKAEQPIFLRHLQPVDAVRSISADADDLDWLSDWIRLSRGKLEGKRAGVHVRKAEGSPYPYSAADTKAVAAAMLEQCGAEPEQKHTEILVAVYASRDTLYAGIGTPAEMLSDWPGGAVRFQKEEGQISRAKFKLLEAEREFGLDYASFRNAVDIGAAPGGWTSLLLERGLRVTAIDPAELHPSLLAYRTLTVLRKNAAEVSFQPGAFDLLVCDMSWSPMQMTKLVLDLVPALQQGGTAIVTVKLMHRKPLQTIREVKSRLSAAFDILGARQLFHNREEMTLYLKKK; encoded by the coding sequence TTGAGTCAGTGGATCGGAACGGCGAATAAAAGTTATGCATCCTATGCGATGGAAGAGCTTCGCAGGCAATTCGAAGGCATCTCCATCACGCAGCTTTCCCCTGGGGAAGCTTTTCTGTTCGAAGTGCCGCTTGAGCAAGAGGCGGTGCTGGCGTCCATCAAGGCGGAGCAGCCGATTTTCCTGAGGCATCTGCAGCCCGTGGACGCGGTTCGGTCGATCTCGGCCGATGCGGATGACCTGGACTGGCTCAGCGACTGGATCCGGCTCTCCCGCGGCAAGCTCGAGGGCAAGCGCGCGGGCGTCCACGTACGCAAAGCGGAAGGAAGCCCTTATCCCTATTCTGCGGCCGATACAAAAGCCGTCGCGGCCGCGATGCTGGAGCAGTGCGGAGCTGAGCCGGAACAGAAGCACACCGAGATTCTAGTCGCGGTATATGCATCCCGGGATACGCTGTATGCCGGCATCGGAACGCCTGCCGAGATGCTGTCCGATTGGCCGGGTGGAGCGGTGCGCTTCCAGAAGGAGGAAGGCCAGATCTCCAGGGCCAAGTTCAAGCTGCTGGAGGCGGAAAGAGAGTTCGGGCTCGATTATGCCTCCTTCCGGAACGCGGTCGACATCGGCGCGGCTCCGGGAGGGTGGACGTCGCTCCTGCTGGAGCGCGGGCTGCGGGTGACCGCTATCGATCCCGCCGAGCTCCATCCGTCGCTGCTGGCTTACCGGACGTTGACCGTGCTCCGCAAAAACGCGGCCGAAGTGAGCTTCCAGCCTGGCGCTTTCGACCTGCTCGTCTGCGATATGAGCTGGAGCCCGATGCAGATGACGAAGCTCGTCCTCGATCTCGTTCCGGCTCTGCAACAGGGCGGGACGGCGATCGTGACGGTCAAGCTGATGCACCGCAAGCCGCTGCAGACGATCCGGGAAGTGAAGAGCCGCCTGTCCGCCGCTTTCGACATTCTCGGCGCCAGGCAGCTGTTCCACAACAGGGAGGAAATGACCCTGTATTTGAAGAAGAAATAA
- a CDS encoding serine/threonine-protein kinase: MEEDTADIHPHGESLAAGSLVGGRYRVAAQIGRGGMSRVYAVEDIRLNHKLRALKINAANHAALTAEEAFMLMRLEHPHLPQLLDYYPPGSGSAEILVMDYIDGQTLQQAVHARGRGLEPHETAAISLQLCSALSYLHRQQPPVIHRDLKPSNVMIDREGRVRLIDFGIARSYKPGSRSDTRRLGTPGFAAPEQESGGQSDSRTDIYGLGSLIRWLMLGGESPDGLHAESAGERLPPWLLHMLERRPEDRLPSMEEAAREIRSWADSAGAGSADKGRASAFGLTGGALSGTVSVLSLSPGSGATFLSLMLARHLEETGLPFQLIEAPGGEPEYCALIGSPALPTAPDGPDSRYRRLGGVRASWQVLHPEPAPAAADQDARFRLMASGGGEGAVIVDWSSRWHEAALAEEWASGSGLLVVCADPNPARWSQARIAGLNRLLRIREAAGLRTVWAACKDAPFPERSEWLALLPEKPAIVIPYLEPSEWYALLWRGMPLPRKGKSAAALRQALAALAAMLPGLKT; this comes from the coding sequence ATGGAAGAGGATACGGCCGATATTCATCCGCATGGGGAGAGCTTGGCTGCTGGCAGCCTGGTCGGCGGCCGGTACAGGGTGGCGGCGCAAATCGGACGCGGGGGGATGAGCCGAGTGTACGCCGTGGAGGATATCCGGCTGAACCATAAATTACGGGCATTGAAAATAAATGCGGCCAACCATGCTGCGCTGACGGCGGAGGAAGCCTTCATGCTCATGCGGCTCGAGCACCCCCACCTGCCTCAGCTGCTGGATTATTATCCTCCGGGCTCGGGTTCCGCAGAAATACTCGTCATGGACTATATCGACGGCCAGACGCTCCAGCAAGCGGTCCATGCCCGGGGCAGAGGGCTGGAGCCCCATGAAACGGCGGCGATATCGCTGCAGCTGTGCTCGGCGCTGTCGTATTTGCACCGCCAGCAGCCGCCGGTCATCCACCGGGACTTGAAGCCGTCCAACGTCATGATCGACAGGGAGGGGCGGGTCAGGCTCATCGACTTCGGCATCGCTCGCAGCTACAAGCCGGGCAGCCGATCCGACACGCGCCGTCTGGGAACGCCGGGTTTTGCGGCTCCGGAGCAGGAATCGGGAGGGCAGAGCGATTCCCGTACCGACATATACGGACTTGGAAGTCTCATTCGTTGGCTGATGCTGGGCGGCGAGTCTCCCGATGGACTCCACGCGGAGAGCGCAGGGGAAAGGCTGCCTCCATGGCTCTTGCACATGCTGGAGCGGCGGCCGGAAGACCGGCTGCCGTCCATGGAGGAGGCGGCCAGGGAGATCCGGTCTTGGGCCGACAGCGCCGGCGCGGGCTCGGCCGATAAGGGCAGGGCATCGGCGTTCGGCCTTACCGGAGGCGCTTTGTCCGGAACCGTATCGGTGCTGTCTCTCTCGCCGGGCAGCGGAGCGACGTTTTTGAGCTTGATGCTTGCGCGGCATTTGGAGGAGACGGGCCTGCCGTTCCAGCTGATCGAGGCTCCCGGGGGAGAGCCGGAATACTGCGCCTTGATCGGAAGCCCGGCGCTGCCGACTGCCCCGGACGGGCCCGACTCTCGCTACCGGCGTCTCGGAGGCGTCCGCGCATCGTGGCAGGTGCTTCATCCCGAGCCTGCGCCCGCCGCCGCCGACCAGGATGCGCGTTTCCGCCTGATGGCTTCCGGAGGCGGGGAGGGCGCCGTCATCGTCGACTGGTCGTCCCGCTGGCATGAGGCCGCCCTGGCGGAAGAGTGGGCTTCCGGTTCCGGGCTGCTCGTCGTCTGCGCGGATCCCAACCCCGCACGGTGGAGCCAAGCAAGGATCGCCGGCCTGAACCGGCTGCTGCGGATAAGGGAAGCTGCCGGGCTCCGTACGGTGTGGGCGGCATGCAAGGACGCTCCCTTTCCGGAAAGGTCCGAATGGCTGGCGCTGCTTCCGGAAAAGCCAGCCATCGTAATCCCTTATTTGGAGCCGTCCGAATGGTACGCGCTGCTCTGGAGAGGGATGCCGCTGCCGCGAAAGGGGAAATCGGCCGCTGCGCTCCGCCAGGCGCTGGCGGCTTTGGCGGCCATGCTTCCGGGTTTGAAGACCTAA